From Lepisosteus oculatus isolate fLepOcu1 chromosome 8, fLepOcu1.hap2, whole genome shotgun sequence, one genomic window encodes:
- the LOC102685129 gene encoding glutamine amidotransferase-like class 1 domain-containing protein 3, mitochondrial, with protein sequence MVKRVAVILSGCGVYDGSEVHESSAVLVHLSRAGAKVQMFAPDVEQMHVVNHVEGQPTQEKRNVLQESARIARGDIADLAKLDPKQFDALIIPGGFGVAKNLSSWATEGKECTVRPAVETAVRAFHSAGKPLGLCCISPVLAAKILPGCEVTVGHDKESDKWPYAGTAAAVKEMGCKHVNRDVGEVHVDAKNKLVTTSAFMCNAPLHQIFDGIGVMVADVLKMA encoded by the exons ATGGTGAAACGAGTGGCGGTCATTCTCTCTGGCTGTGGGGTGTACGATGGCAGTGAAGTCCACGAGTCCTCTGCTGTGCTGGTGCACCTGAGCAGGGCGGGCGCCAAG GTGCAGATGTTCGCCCCAGATGTGGAGCAGATGCATGTGGTCAACCACGTGGAGGGCCAGCCCACCCAGGAGAAGCGCAACGTGCTGCAGGAGAGCGCCCGCATCGCCCGCGGCGACATCGCGGACCTGGCCAAGCTGGACCCCAAGCAGTTTGACGCCCTCATCATCCCCG GGGGCTTCGGCGTGGCGAAGAACCTCAGCTCCTGGGCCACCGAGGGGAAGGAGTGCACCGTGCGGCCCGCCGTGGAGACCGCCGTCCGGGCCTTCCACAGCGCGGGCAAGCCCCTGGGCCTCTGCTGCATCTCCCCCGTCCTGGCCGCCAAGATCCTGCCGGGCTGCGAGGTCACCGTGGGGCACGACAAGGAGTCCGACAA GTGGCCGTACGCGGGAACTGCAGCCGCGGTGAAGGAAATGGGCTGCAAGCACGTGAACAGGGACGTGGGGGAGGTGCACGTGGACGCGAAGAACAAGCTGGTGACCACGAGCGCCTTCATGTGCAACGCGCCGCTGCACCAGATCTTCGACGGGATCGGCGTCATGGTCGCCGACGTCCTCAAGATGGCCTAG